A part of Periophthalmus magnuspinnatus isolate fPerMag1 chromosome 14, fPerMag1.2.pri, whole genome shotgun sequence genomic DNA contains:
- the birc2 gene encoding baculoviral IAP repeat-containing protein 2 isoform X1: METLLQLKNNQFLMSLCRNGPPPELQYDNSSELFRISSFARFPSSGVTERSLARAGWFYTGVGDRVQCFRCNVTAEGWQPGDCPTEKHKQLSPSCSFIQSLPPTANLLSSSHSAFSPLRIPPTLPLSGPGPAAPNTSGSQGEEPVGYLNMGFSALPPSSPLTSRGVEDMSHQRPTCHNPSMRREQDRLDSFHTWTVTVITPAELAKAGFYYLGQGDRVACFSCGGQQLSNWEPGDRAVSEHQRHYPNCRYVRGDRADNVSLASATAASGAITQQLPGGASALSNVSNPAMAQSEERLLTFVNWPSRIPVRPDQLANAGFYYVGRNDDVKCFCCDGGLRCWESGDDPWVEHAKWFPRCEYLLQEKGQDFVHQIQARFPRLFEQLLTNGDGSREFVDPPVVHLAPGEERSEDAVMMNTPVIKSALEMGFERSLVKQTVQSKILTSGENYRTVQELVSDLLSAEDQKREEEREMLAEAMASDGFTFVKRHQASLVQRLKTVEPVLEHLRDQNVLTAEEYSGLQAQTSAQQQTARLIELVLTKGNAAAEVFRNWIQKNDVHLLRDLMAQSNEAVSPSQDLSDLPMEEQLRRLQEERTCKVCMDKEVNIVFIPCGHLVVCKECAPSLRKCPICRGLVKGTVRTFLS; encoded by the exons ATGGAAACACTTCTTCAACTCAAAAACAACCAATTTTTGATGAGCCTGTGTCGAAATGGACCACCACCTGAATTACAATATGACAACTCCTCAG AGCTCTTCCGTATTTCCAGTTTTGCCCGATTCCCATCGTCAGGGGTGACTGAGCGAAGTTTGGCGCGAGCGGGCTGGTTTTACACTGGTGTGGGGGATCGTGTGCAGTGCTTTAGGTGTAATGTGACCGCAGAGGGCTGGCAGCCGGGGGACTGTCCCACTGAGAAACACAAACAGCTGTCTCCATCCTGCTCTTTCATCCAGAGCCTCCCTCCAACTGCCAACCTGCTGTCATCCTCTCACTCGgccttctctcctctccgcaTCCCACCAACCCTTCCC CTCTCTGGTCCAGGTCCGGCTGCTCCAAATACATCAGGCAGCCAAGGTGAAGAGCCAGTGGGCTACTTAAACATGGGCTTTTCCGCGCTGCCTCCCTCTAGTCCTCTCACCTCCCGCGGTGTCGAAGACATGTCCCATCAAAGGCCCACATGTCACAACCCCAGCATGCGCCGGGAACAGGACCGCCTGGACTCCTTCCATACCTGGACAGTCACAGTCATAACTCCGGCTGAGCTCGCCAAAGCAGGCTTCTACTACCTGGGTCAGGGCGACCGAGTGGCCTGCTTCAGCTGTGGAGGACAG CAGTTGAGTAACTGGGAACCAGGCGACCGAGCTGTGTCTGAACACCAGAGGCATTACCCAAACTGCCGGTATGTCCGAGGCGACAGAGCGGACAATGTGTCTTTGGCCTCTGCCACTGCTGCCTCAGGAGCCATCACCCAGCAGCTTCCAGGAGGAGCATCTGCCCTCAGCAATGTGTCCAATCCTGCCATGGCCCAGAGTGAGGAAAGACTGCTCACCTTTGTCAACTGGCCCTCGCGAATCCCTGTCCGACCAGACCAGCTAGCTAATGCTGGTTTCTACTATGTAG GTCGCAATGATGATGTGAAGTGTTTTTGCTGTGATGGGGGTCTGCGCTGTTGGGAATCGGGAGATGATCCTTGGGTGGAACATGCCAAGTGGTTTCCTCg ATGTGAATATTTGCTCCAGGAAAAGGGTCAGGACTTTGTTCACCAAATTCAGGCTCGATTTCCTCGTCTGTTTGAACAG CTGTTAACTAATGGAGATGGCTCCAGAGAGTTTGTGGACCCCCCTG TGGTTCACTTGGCTCCAGGAGAGGAGCGCTCTGAAGACGCAGTTATGATGAACACTCCTGTTATTAAATCAGCTCTAGAGATGGGGTTTGAACGCAGCCTTGTCAAACAAACCGTACAAAGTAAAATATTGACCAGTGGTGAAAACTACCGAACTGTACAGGAGCTGGTGTCTGACCTGCTGAGTGCTGAGGAccagaaaagagaggaggaacgaGAGATGTTAGCAGAGGCCATGGCATCAG ATGGATTCACATTTGTGAAGAGACACCAAGCTTCACTGGTCCAGCGGCTGAAGACCGTGGAGCCAGTCCTGGAGCATTTAAGAGACCAGAATGTTCTCA CTGCTGAGGAATACAGCGGTCTCCAGGCCCAGACTTCAGCACAACAGCAAACTGCCAGGCTGATAGAGCTGGTCCTCACTAAAGGCAATGCTGCGGCAGAGGTTTTCAGAAACTGGATCCAGAAAAACGATGTTCATCTACTTAGAGATCTCATGG CCCAATCTAACGAAGCTGTATCACCAAGTCAAGACCTGTCAG ACCTTCCCATGGAGGAACAGCTTCGTCGTTTGCAGGAAGAGCGCACTTGTAAAGTGTGCATGGATAAAGAGGTCAACATTGTCTTTATTCCATGTGGACACCTGGTGGTGTGCAAAGAGTGTGCTCCGTCACTGCGCAAGTGCCCAATCTGCAGAGGCCTGGTCAAAGGCACTGTCCGAACCTTCCTCTCATAA
- the birc2 gene encoding baculoviral IAP repeat-containing protein 2 isoform X2, giving the protein METLLQLKNNQFLMSLCRNGPPPELQYDNSSELFRISSFARFPSSGVTERSLARAGWFYTGVGDRVQCFRCNVTAEGWQPGDCPTEKHKQLSPSCSFIQSLPPTANLLSSSHSAFSPLRIPPTLPLSGPGPAAPNTSGSQGEEPVGYLNMGFSALPPSSPLTSRGVEDMSHQRPTCHNPSMRREQDRLDSFHTWTVTVITPAELAKAGFYYLGQGDRVACFSCGGQLSNWEPGDRAVSEHQRHYPNCRYVRGDRADNVSLASATAASGAITQQLPGGASALSNVSNPAMAQSEERLLTFVNWPSRIPVRPDQLANAGFYYVGRNDDVKCFCCDGGLRCWESGDDPWVEHAKWFPRCEYLLQEKGQDFVHQIQARFPRLFEQLLTNGDGSREFVDPPVVHLAPGEERSEDAVMMNTPVIKSALEMGFERSLVKQTVQSKILTSGENYRTVQELVSDLLSAEDQKREEEREMLAEAMASDGFTFVKRHQASLVQRLKTVEPVLEHLRDQNVLTAEEYSGLQAQTSAQQQTARLIELVLTKGNAAAEVFRNWIQKNDVHLLRDLMAQSNEAVSPSQDLSDLPMEEQLRRLQEERTCKVCMDKEVNIVFIPCGHLVVCKECAPSLRKCPICRGLVKGTVRTFLS; this is encoded by the exons ATGGAAACACTTCTTCAACTCAAAAACAACCAATTTTTGATGAGCCTGTGTCGAAATGGACCACCACCTGAATTACAATATGACAACTCCTCAG AGCTCTTCCGTATTTCCAGTTTTGCCCGATTCCCATCGTCAGGGGTGACTGAGCGAAGTTTGGCGCGAGCGGGCTGGTTTTACACTGGTGTGGGGGATCGTGTGCAGTGCTTTAGGTGTAATGTGACCGCAGAGGGCTGGCAGCCGGGGGACTGTCCCACTGAGAAACACAAACAGCTGTCTCCATCCTGCTCTTTCATCCAGAGCCTCCCTCCAACTGCCAACCTGCTGTCATCCTCTCACTCGgccttctctcctctccgcaTCCCACCAACCCTTCCC CTCTCTGGTCCAGGTCCGGCTGCTCCAAATACATCAGGCAGCCAAGGTGAAGAGCCAGTGGGCTACTTAAACATGGGCTTTTCCGCGCTGCCTCCCTCTAGTCCTCTCACCTCCCGCGGTGTCGAAGACATGTCCCATCAAAGGCCCACATGTCACAACCCCAGCATGCGCCGGGAACAGGACCGCCTGGACTCCTTCCATACCTGGACAGTCACAGTCATAACTCCGGCTGAGCTCGCCAAAGCAGGCTTCTACTACCTGGGTCAGGGCGACCGAGTGGCCTGCTTCAGCTGTGGAGGACAG TTGAGTAACTGGGAACCAGGCGACCGAGCTGTGTCTGAACACCAGAGGCATTACCCAAACTGCCGGTATGTCCGAGGCGACAGAGCGGACAATGTGTCTTTGGCCTCTGCCACTGCTGCCTCAGGAGCCATCACCCAGCAGCTTCCAGGAGGAGCATCTGCCCTCAGCAATGTGTCCAATCCTGCCATGGCCCAGAGTGAGGAAAGACTGCTCACCTTTGTCAACTGGCCCTCGCGAATCCCTGTCCGACCAGACCAGCTAGCTAATGCTGGTTTCTACTATGTAG GTCGCAATGATGATGTGAAGTGTTTTTGCTGTGATGGGGGTCTGCGCTGTTGGGAATCGGGAGATGATCCTTGGGTGGAACATGCCAAGTGGTTTCCTCg ATGTGAATATTTGCTCCAGGAAAAGGGTCAGGACTTTGTTCACCAAATTCAGGCTCGATTTCCTCGTCTGTTTGAACAG CTGTTAACTAATGGAGATGGCTCCAGAGAGTTTGTGGACCCCCCTG TGGTTCACTTGGCTCCAGGAGAGGAGCGCTCTGAAGACGCAGTTATGATGAACACTCCTGTTATTAAATCAGCTCTAGAGATGGGGTTTGAACGCAGCCTTGTCAAACAAACCGTACAAAGTAAAATATTGACCAGTGGTGAAAACTACCGAACTGTACAGGAGCTGGTGTCTGACCTGCTGAGTGCTGAGGAccagaaaagagaggaggaacgaGAGATGTTAGCAGAGGCCATGGCATCAG ATGGATTCACATTTGTGAAGAGACACCAAGCTTCACTGGTCCAGCGGCTGAAGACCGTGGAGCCAGTCCTGGAGCATTTAAGAGACCAGAATGTTCTCA CTGCTGAGGAATACAGCGGTCTCCAGGCCCAGACTTCAGCACAACAGCAAACTGCCAGGCTGATAGAGCTGGTCCTCACTAAAGGCAATGCTGCGGCAGAGGTTTTCAGAAACTGGATCCAGAAAAACGATGTTCATCTACTTAGAGATCTCATGG CCCAATCTAACGAAGCTGTATCACCAAGTCAAGACCTGTCAG ACCTTCCCATGGAGGAACAGCTTCGTCGTTTGCAGGAAGAGCGCACTTGTAAAGTGTGCATGGATAAAGAGGTCAACATTGTCTTTATTCCATGTGGACACCTGGTGGTGTGCAAAGAGTGTGCTCCGTCACTGCGCAAGTGCCCAATCTGCAGAGGCCTGGTCAAAGGCACTGTCCGAACCTTCCTCTCATAA
- the rpl23a gene encoding 60S ribosomal protein L23a: protein MAPKVKKEVVPAKTEAKSKALKAKKAVLKGVHSQRKKKIRTSPTFRRPKTLRLRRQPKYPRKSAPRRNKLDHYAIIKFPLTTESAMKKIEDNNTLVFIVDVKANKHQIKHAVKKLYDIDVAKVNTLIRPDGEKKAYVRLAPDYDALDVANKIGII, encoded by the exons ATGGCACCGAAGGTGAAGAAGGAAG TTGTCCCTGCTAAGACTGAGGCCAAGTCAAAGGCTCTGAAGGCCAAAAAGGCTGTGCTCAAAGGGGTTCACAgtcagaggaagaagaaaatcAGGACTTCTCCCACCTTTCGTCGCCCCAAGACCCTCCGTCTCCGTAGGCAGCCCAAGTACCCTCGCAAAAGTGCTCCTCGCAGAAACAA GTTGGATCATTATGCCATTATCAAGTTCCCCTTGACGACAGAGTCCGCAATGAAGAAGATTGAGGACAACAACACACTTGTATTCATTGTTGACGTCAAGGCCAACAAACATCAAATCAAACACGCTGTTAAGAAGTTGTACGATATTGATGTTGCTAAAGTCAACACGCTCATCAG gCCGGATGGTGAAAAGAAGGCATATGTTCGCCTTGCACCTGATTATGACGCGTTGGATGTTGCAAACAAG ATTGGCATCATCTAA